In the genome of Terriglobales bacterium, one region contains:
- a CDS encoding adenylyltransferase/cytidyltransferase family protein: MPESGADKVLDRASLRRRVEQWRRAGETVILTNGCFDVLHVGHVRYLRGAKALGGRVVVAINSDAGVRALKGEGRPRMPAAERAELVAALEPVDAVVVFDEPDVRALVREIRPDVHAKGTDYTAESVPEREVVVECGGRVEIVGDPKDHSTSELLRRWNAS, translated from the coding sequence GTGCCTGAATCCGGCGCCGACAAGGTCCTCGACCGCGCCTCGCTTCGCCGCCGCGTGGAGCAATGGCGCCGCGCGGGCGAAACCGTCATCCTTACCAACGGCTGTTTCGATGTGCTGCACGTGGGCCACGTGCGCTACCTGCGCGGGGCCAAGGCCCTGGGCGGACGCGTCGTGGTCGCCATCAACTCCGATGCCGGCGTGCGCGCGCTCAAGGGCGAGGGCCGCCCGCGCATGCCCGCCGCCGAACGCGCCGAGCTGGTGGCCGCGCTCGAGCCGGTGGACGCCGTCGTCGTCTTCGACGAGCCCGACGTACGCGCCCTGGTGCGCGAGATCCGTCCCGACGTCCACGCCAAGGGAACCGACTACACCGCCGAGTCCGTGCCCGAACGTGAGGTCGTGGTCGAGTGCGGGGGCCGCGTCGAGATCGTCGGCGACCCCAAGGACCACTCCACCTCGGAACTCCTTCGCCGATGGAACGCATCCTGA
- a CDS encoding DUF5666 domain-containing protein: MRALRLYSLALLFLALVSSLSGCGGGSSSSSTTTPPPPQPGTSSVLVNFGDAPVDSIVAFEITITSVTLTPSGGGAIFTVLSTPTRIELTHLNGTVEPLAIRNIPEGSYSSATINVSNPEVKIIDSGTGLPVELNASLSSTSATVNFSPAISFGTTPTALNFDFNLAASVVIAPPNATVTPTFTGSLSAIAAQNEQEEETGEIEDITGVVTGTSGSSFTISVPQTAQNLTFATNSSTEFEAPLTGVASLTTGLIVEVDALTQTDGSLLATKVEAEIENDNDALEVEGLITDLIGLPPTGFHMVVQDGAASGTIAPALGATITVNLDSNTQFRIDDDHVDLNNLPFVAVFNANVLSPGQKVEVDTDTPATDNLLADKVKLKEQTLRGTVSNLATAGSQSTFTLTVPVDSAFALLTGQTTLQVIRQPETRLKGITTIANGDTVRTRGLLFFDGVGYHMVTSRIAAP, encoded by the coding sequence ATGCGAGCACTCCGCCTTTATTCTCTCGCCCTTCTTTTCCTGGCGCTGGTTTCGTCGCTGTCCGGTTGCGGTGGCGGCAGCAGTTCCAGTAGCACAACGACCCCGCCGCCACCCCAGCCGGGAACCAGTTCGGTCCTGGTGAATTTTGGTGATGCACCGGTGGACAGCATCGTGGCCTTCGAAATCACCATCACCTCGGTAACTCTGACCCCATCCGGTGGCGGCGCCATCTTCACCGTGCTTTCCACCCCCACGCGGATCGAGCTGACGCACCTGAACGGGACGGTCGAACCGCTCGCCATCCGCAACATCCCCGAGGGCAGCTATTCGTCGGCGACCATCAATGTTTCCAATCCCGAGGTGAAAATCATCGACTCCGGCACGGGCTTGCCGGTGGAATTGAACGCCTCGCTTTCTTCCACGAGCGCGACCGTCAACTTCAGTCCAGCCATCAGCTTCGGCACGACACCCACGGCGCTGAACTTTGATTTCAACCTGGCCGCCTCGGTAGTGATCGCTCCTCCCAACGCAACCGTAACGCCGACCTTCACCGGCTCGTTGTCCGCGATAGCGGCGCAGAACGAGCAGGAGGAGGAAACCGGAGAGATCGAGGACATCACCGGCGTGGTTACCGGCACTTCGGGAAGCTCGTTCACGATTTCCGTGCCGCAAACTGCCCAGAACCTGACCTTCGCCACCAACTCCAGCACGGAATTCGAGGCGCCCCTCACCGGCGTGGCCTCGCTGACCACGGGCTTGATCGTCGAGGTGGACGCCCTTACCCAGACAGACGGCTCTCTGCTGGCCACCAAAGTGGAAGCCGAGATCGAGAACGACAATGACGCCCTGGAGGTTGAAGGCCTGATCACGGACCTGATCGGCCTGCCGCCCACGGGCTTCCACATGGTGGTGCAGGACGGCGCGGCCTCCGGCACGATCGCGCCTGCGCTCGGCGCCACCATCACGGTCAACCTCGACAGCAACACGCAGTTCCGGATCGACGACGACCACGTCGACCTCAACAACCTGCCGTTCGTCGCCGTTTTCAACGCCAACGTGCTCTCGCCCGGCCAGAAGGTTGAAGTGGATACCGACACGCCCGCTACCGATAACCTGCTGGCCGACAAGGTGAAGCTGAAGGAGCAGACGCTGCGCGGTACGGTTTCGAACCTGGCCACGGCGGGCAGCCAGTCCACGTTCACGCTCACCGTGCCGGTGGACTCTGCGTTCGCTCTGCTTACCGGGCAGACGACGCTGCAGGTGATCCGGCAGCCGGAGACGCGGCTCAAAGGCATCACCACCATTGCCAACGGCGACACCGTGCGCACACGCGGCCTGTTGTTCTT
- a CDS encoding isoprenylcysteine carboxylmethyltransferase family protein, with amino-acid sequence MPDWNATARRIRVPLGFAFTLLYLWLARPTWQSILIGGLAAIPGLWLRAWASGHVTKATEITTTGPYAYTRNPLYLGSLILAAGFGIAARSPWLAAALLAMLLAIYFPVIRWEEAYLRRNFPEFEDYARRVPRLLPRLGPGTGASNNFSWERYRRHREYNALLGTLAMLAALAIKLQWFTP; translated from the coding sequence GTGCCTGACTGGAACGCCACGGCACGCCGCATCCGCGTGCCTCTGGGCTTCGCCTTCACCCTGCTGTACCTGTGGCTCGCTCGGCCCACCTGGCAGTCGATCCTGATCGGCGGCCTGGCCGCCATCCCGGGACTCTGGTTGCGCGCCTGGGCCTCCGGCCACGTCACCAAGGCCACCGAGATCACTACGACGGGACCGTATGCGTACACGCGCAATCCGCTCTACCTGGGTTCGCTCATCCTTGCCGCCGGATTCGGAATCGCGGCCCGCAGTCCCTGGCTGGCCGCTGCGCTGCTGGCGATGCTGTTGGCCATCTATTTCCCGGTGATCCGCTGGGAGGAAGCGTACCTGCGCCGCAACTTTCCGGAATTCGAGGACTACGCGCGGCGCGTGCCGCGCCTGCTGCCGCGTCTCGGCCCGGGCACCGGCGCGAGCAACAACTTTTCCTGGGAACGGTACCGGCGACACCGCGAGTACAATGCCCTGCTGGGCACGCTGGCCATGCTGGCTGCGCTCGCCATCAAGCTACAGTGGTTCACTCCCTGA
- a CDS encoding 3-deoxy-D-manno-octulosonic acid transferase, with product MVGLMYLLYSAALAAALLLAAPWWLLGMLRHGKYRAGLAERLGRVPERVVRGRGAIWMHAVSVGEVLAVSQLIEALRQRYPERRVVISTTTATGQKLARERFGPENVFYFPLDFAFAIRPWLRALQPELVVMAETEFWPNFLRLAREGGARVAVVNARISDRSLAGYRRWRGLLGGVLDSIDAFLAQSDEDARRLAEIGAPRERIKVSGNLKFDARPAAASPAAALLRRAIEKGEAQPVIVCGSTVEGEEERLLAAFVAVREQHPKAAIILAPRHPERFVPVAQMVATSGLPWKRRSQLAAEDAVSCGVVLLDTLGELAAVYALADVAFVGGSLVPRGGHNILEPAQHAVAILVGPHTENFRDIVALFRQGDAVRVVQPAELVAALLSLLGDDAERHAMGRRAAEVVRAQTGATERTLEALAALLPLTADTREPAPAGRPTT from the coding sequence ATGGTTGGCCTCATGTACCTGCTCTACAGCGCGGCTCTGGCCGCGGCGCTGCTGCTGGCCGCTCCCTGGTGGCTGCTGGGAATGCTGCGCCACGGCAAGTATCGCGCCGGTCTGGCCGAGCGCCTGGGACGCGTGCCGGAACGCGTCGTCCGCGGCCGGGGCGCAATCTGGATGCACGCCGTGTCTGTCGGCGAAGTGCTTGCTGTGAGCCAGTTGATCGAGGCGCTCCGGCAGCGCTACCCCGAACGCCGTGTCGTCATCTCCACGACTACCGCTACCGGTCAGAAGCTGGCCCGTGAGCGCTTCGGCCCGGAAAACGTCTTCTATTTCCCGCTCGACTTCGCCTTCGCCATCCGTCCCTGGCTGCGGGCGCTCCAGCCGGAACTGGTGGTCATGGCGGAAACCGAATTCTGGCCCAACTTTCTGCGCCTTGCTCGGGAAGGAGGCGCGCGCGTGGCGGTGGTGAACGCCCGCATCTCCGATCGCTCGCTGGCCGGCTACCGTCGCTGGCGCGGACTGCTCGGCGGCGTGCTCGATTCGATCGACGCCTTCCTGGCGCAGAGTGACGAGGACGCCCGACGCCTGGCAGAGATCGGCGCTCCTCGCGAGCGCATCAAGGTCAGCGGCAATCTGAAGTTCGATGCCCGGCCGGCCGCCGCCTCGCCCGCCGCTGCCCTGCTGCGGCGCGCCATCGAGAAAGGCGAAGCTCAACCGGTCATCGTCTGCGGCAGCACGGTCGAAGGAGAGGAAGAGCGGCTGCTCGCAGCCTTCGTTGCCGTGCGCGAGCAGCATCCGAAGGCGGCGATAATCCTGGCGCCTCGCCATCCCGAGCGGTTCGTTCCGGTGGCGCAGATGGTGGCGACCTCGGGCCTGCCCTGGAAACGCCGCTCCCAGCTCGCCGCCGAGGACGCCGTTTCCTGCGGCGTCGTTCTGCTCGACACGCTCGGCGAGCTGGCCGCGGTCTACGCCCTGGCCGACGTGGCCTTTGTCGGGGGGAGCCTGGTGCCGCGAGGCGGACACAACATCCTGGAGCCTGCGCAGCATGCCGTAGCCATTCTCGTGGGGCCGCACACGGAGAACTTCCGCGACATCGTCGCCCTGTTTCGCCAGGGCGATGCGGTTCGCGTGGTCCAGCCCGCGGAACTGGTCGCTGCGCTTCTCTCGCTGCTGGGCGATGATGCGGAACGCCACGCGATGGGACGCCGCGCCGCCGAAGTGGTGCGCGCGCAAACCGGAGCCACCGAGCGCACGCTTGAGGCGCTGGCCGCCCTGCTGCCGCTCACGGCGGATACCCGCGAGCCGGCTCCCGCCGGAAGGCCGACCACGTGA
- a CDS encoding glycosyltransferase family 9 protein, which produces MERILIVRLGAMGDVIHGLPAVAALGRAFPAATIGWVIEPRWQELLCASGSPRTGPRDDSRPLVDGVHLLDTRTLRKTPASPAAWRAARAELAEVRAARYEVALDLQGLLKSALVAKLSGARRRLGFASPRERAATVFYTRGVAAQGTHVIERYLSLVAAFTGTEAGSPPAAALPRDPRAEAWCESELQRLGISRFALLNPGAGWNAKIWPAQRHGEVARALAEDGLRSLVNVGPGEESLGHEVVNASRGAAEVVSPTLGQLIALTRRARLFVGGDCGPLHLAAALGVPVVALFGPTDPARNGPFGTRSDVLRSAASRTSYAHAARADRGLLAISSRQAIAAARRLLESPRA; this is translated from the coding sequence ATGGAACGCATCCTGATCGTGCGCCTGGGCGCGATGGGCGACGTCATCCACGGACTGCCCGCGGTCGCCGCACTGGGCCGCGCCTTTCCCGCCGCTACCATCGGATGGGTGATCGAGCCCCGCTGGCAGGAGTTGTTGTGCGCTTCAGGATCTCCACGCACGGGCCCGCGTGACGACTCGCGCCCGCTCGTGGACGGCGTGCACTTGCTGGACACTCGCACGTTGCGCAAGACTCCGGCGTCCCCGGCGGCGTGGAGGGCCGCCCGCGCCGAGCTGGCAGAAGTCCGCGCCGCCCGCTACGAGGTCGCACTCGACCTGCAGGGCTTGCTGAAATCGGCTCTGGTGGCCAAGCTCAGCGGCGCGCGCCGCCGGCTCGGCTTCGCCAGTCCCAGGGAACGCGCCGCCACGGTGTTCTACACTCGCGGCGTCGCCGCGCAGGGCACGCACGTCATCGAGCGCTACCTTTCCCTGGTCGCAGCGTTCACCGGCACGGAAGCCGGCTCTCCGCCGGCCGCCGCGTTGCCCCGTGATCCGCGCGCGGAAGCCTGGTGCGAGAGCGAGCTCCAGCGCCTGGGCATTTCCCGCTTCGCGCTGCTCAACCCGGGAGCGGGCTGGAACGCCAAGATCTGGCCGGCGCAGCGTCATGGCGAAGTGGCTCGTGCGCTCGCCGAGGACGGCTTGCGCTCGCTGGTAAACGTCGGCCCGGGCGAAGAAAGCCTCGGCCACGAGGTCGTGAACGCAAGCCGCGGCGCAGCCGAAGTCGTGAGCCCGACACTCGGCCAGTTGATCGCGCTCACTCGCCGTGCGCGGCTCTTCGTGGGCGGAGATTGCGGGCCGTTGCATCTTGCGGCCGCGCTCGGCGTTCCTGTCGTCGCGCTCTTCGGTCCCACCGACCCGGCGCGTAACGGTCCGTTCGGGACGCGCAGCGACGTGCTGCGCAGCGCGGCCAGCCGCACGTCGTACGCACACGCAGCCCGCGCCGATCGAGGCTTGCTGGCGATTTCGAGCCGGCAAGCCATCGCTGCCGCGCGCCGCCTGCTGGAGAGTCCACGTGCCTGA
- the lpxK gene encoding tetraacyldisaccharide 4'-kinase — translation MRPFSSLFSAVVRGRNALYDRGFIPQRRLAGPVISVGNLSVGGAGKTPFLILLGELLAAQGIAFDVLSRGYGRKSKGVRAVDPGGLAEEFGDEPLLIARRLNCPVFVGEDRWEAGRAAEEKLGLRFHLLDDGFQHRALARDFDIVLVTPEDARDRLLPAGRLREPLAALGRADAVVLTSGAASEAFPLEGKLVWRVRRGILPRDVPPHPVAFCGLARPQAFFLQLRKAGIEPAAEAVFRDHHAYRERDIRDLRALAAENRAGGFVTTEKDAVNLGGYLSSLAPLAVVRVRMELENAPAALDAMLARIAERRSRPA, via the coding sequence GTGAGACCCTTCTCTTCGCTGTTCAGCGCCGTGGTCCGTGGCCGCAATGCGCTCTACGACCGCGGCTTCATCCCGCAGCGCAGGCTTGCCGGGCCGGTCATCAGCGTGGGCAATCTTTCCGTCGGCGGCGCCGGCAAGACGCCGTTCCTCATCCTGCTGGGCGAACTGCTGGCTGCGCAAGGCATCGCCTTCGACGTCCTTTCCCGCGGTTACGGGCGCAAGTCCAAGGGCGTTCGCGCCGTCGATCCCGGCGGTTTGGCGGAAGAGTTCGGCGATGAGCCGCTGCTGATCGCGCGCCGTTTGAATTGCCCGGTGTTCGTAGGCGAAGACCGCTGGGAGGCGGGGCGCGCCGCCGAGGAGAAACTCGGCTTGCGGTTCCACCTGCTCGATGACGGCTTCCAGCACCGGGCCCTGGCCCGCGACTTCGACATTGTGCTGGTCACACCCGAGGACGCGCGCGACCGCCTGCTGCCGGCCGGCCGCCTGCGTGAGCCGCTGGCCGCGCTCGGCCGCGCCGATGCCGTCGTGCTCACGAGCGGCGCTGCGTCCGAAGCGTTCCCGCTCGAGGGCAAACTGGTGTGGCGGGTGCGCCGCGGCATTCTGCCGCGCGATGTCCCGCCGCATCCGGTCGCTTTCTGCGGCCTCGCCCGCCCACAGGCTTTCTTCCTGCAACTGCGCAAGGCCGGTATCGAGCCCGCCGCCGAAGCCGTCTTTCGTGATCACCACGCCTACCGTGAGCGCGACATCCGCGATCTGCGCGCGTTGGCGGCGGAAAACCGCGCCGGCGGCTTCGTCACCACGGAGAAAGACGCCGTCAACCTCGGCGGATACCTCTCTTCGCTCGCTCCCCTGGCGGTTGTACGCGTGCGCATGGAGCTGGAGAACGCGCCCGCCGCGCTCGACGCCATGCTGGCCCGGATTGCGGAGCGCCGCTCACGCCCGGCATGA
- a CDS encoding PfkB family carbohydrate kinase — translation MTRNSKPAEGKARLVRLVEGFPRLTVTVLGDLVADEFIYGEISRVSREAPVLILRHRERSVVPGSAGNAIYNLADLGVEVLPVGVIGDDEPGRLLLQRFRQKRIPLNGILKLKGYTTVTKTRILAGMTHSQRQQVVRVDREPEEDIEGYDKRELVMAARKYARASDALLVSDYGYGAATPQMLEAVRASGRLNGIPVTLDSRFRMLEYSGVTAATPNEPEVEDALHVRIGDDTARLHAAGRTVLKHMKLESLVITRGKDGMVAFTRGQHPVHIPVFGSDQVTDVTGAGDTVIATFTAALAAGADTESAARLANYAGGIVVMKRGTATVSRQELLDAIQRS, via the coding sequence ATGACTCGCAACTCCAAGCCGGCCGAGGGGAAAGCGCGCCTGGTGCGCTTGGTGGAAGGTTTTCCTCGCCTCACCGTCACCGTGCTCGGCGACCTGGTGGCCGACGAGTTCATCTACGGCGAGATCTCGCGCGTCTCCCGCGAGGCGCCGGTGCTCATCCTGCGTCACCGCGAGCGCAGCGTGGTGCCGGGCAGCGCGGGAAACGCCATCTACAATCTCGCCGACCTCGGGGTCGAAGTGCTGCCGGTGGGCGTGATAGGCGACGACGAGCCCGGGCGCCTGCTCTTGCAGCGCTTCCGCCAGAAACGCATTCCGCTGAACGGCATCCTCAAGCTCAAGGGCTACACCACCGTCACCAAGACCCGCATCCTCGCCGGCATGACGCACTCCCAGCGGCAACAGGTAGTGCGCGTGGATCGCGAGCCCGAAGAAGACATTGAAGGTTACGACAAGCGTGAGCTGGTGATGGCGGCGCGCAAGTACGCGCGCGCCTCCGACGCCCTGCTGGTTTCCGACTACGGCTACGGCGCGGCCACGCCGCAGATGCTGGAAGCCGTCCGCGCCAGCGGCCGCCTCAACGGCATCCCGGTCACGCTCGATTCGCGTTTCCGCATGCTGGAGTATTCCGGCGTCACCGCCGCCACGCCCAACGAGCCCGAGGTGGAAGACGCACTGCACGTGCGCATCGGCGACGATACCGCGCGGCTGCACGCCGCGGGCCGCACCGTGCTCAAGCACATGAAGCTGGAGTCGCTGGTCATCACCCGCGGCAAGGACGGCATGGTGGCCTTCACGCGCGGGCAGCATCCCGTCCACATCCCGGTGTTCGGTTCCGATCAGGTCACCGACGTCACCGGCGCCGGCGACACCGTCATCGCGACCTTTACCGCCGCGCTGGCCGCGGGCGCCGACACCGAATCCGCGGCCCGCCTGGCCAACTACGCCGGAGGCATCGTGGTGATGAAGCGCGGCACCGCCACCGTCTCGCGCCAGGAACTCTTGGACGCCATTCAGCGCTCATGA
- a CDS encoding DUF3108 domain-containing protein, translated as MSLSLHLVARRVALLLLLASATMDSGWSRAAQQQTAPAQAPAESDTAPRIRPPQAGYRFPDGHAWIYSVEWRIFPAGMATLRTDAAGAERRVTASVDSVGAAALLYRVRDRFESFFDPATFCSHHIAKHTEEGSRRLETSIRFDSARQKAVLEEQNLRSGQSKRTEHEIPGCVTDVLSALYYLRTLPLEPGAVFMFPLNDGSRTVEVTARVEAREEIRTAAGTFSTVRVRPEAPEGTVRSHGQIWIWYSDDEQRIPVQMRARLFFGTLTFRLERVESKPVS; from the coding sequence TTGAGCCTGTCCCTACATCTGGTCGCCCGACGCGTAGCGTTGTTGCTGTTGCTGGCTTCCGCGACCATGGATTCCGGCTGGTCTCGAGCCGCGCAGCAGCAAACCGCCCCGGCTCAAGCTCCGGCGGAAAGCGATACCGCGCCCCGCATCCGTCCGCCGCAGGCGGGATATCGCTTCCCCGACGGTCACGCCTGGATCTACAGCGTCGAATGGCGCATCTTCCCTGCGGGTATGGCCACGCTGCGCACCGACGCTGCGGGGGCTGAGCGGCGCGTCACCGCGTCGGTGGATTCGGTGGGCGCCGCCGCACTGCTCTACCGCGTGCGTGACCGCTTTGAATCCTTCTTCGATCCCGCGACCTTCTGCTCGCACCACATCGCCAAGCATACCGAGGAAGGCTCGCGGCGGTTGGAGACTTCCATCCGCTTTGATTCCGCGCGGCAAAAGGCTGTGCTCGAGGAACAGAACCTTCGCTCCGGGCAGAGCAAGCGAACCGAGCACGAGATTCCCGGATGCGTTACCGATGTGCTGTCCGCACTCTACTACCTGCGCACGCTTCCGCTGGAACCCGGCGCCGTGTTCATGTTCCCGCTCAACGACGGCAGCCGAACCGTAGAGGTCACCGCGCGCGTCGAAGCCCGCGAAGAAATCCGCACCGCCGCAGGCACTTTCTCCACCGTGCGCGTGCGTCCGGAAGCACCCGAAGGCACGGTGCGCAGCCACGGCCAGATCTGGATCTGGTACTCCGACGACGAGCAGCGTATCCCGGTGCAGATGCGGGCCCGCTTGTTTTTCGGCACGCT